A single region of the Lotus japonicus ecotype B-129 chromosome 4, LjGifu_v1.2 genome encodes:
- the LOC130716197 gene encoding uncharacterized protein LOC130716197 has translation MDPNNHHYNTQNSSSYPISNQNPNNYEDPNQFSYPRPQNPTNYQVPHQFSNQRPQNPNYFQVPHQFSNQHPQNPNYYPDPNQYSNQSSFVPNFHPSYGSVRYPSQTPQSSGYMPMVRENFPSVDGPEFPEFSTQVNLGDGSADNEVNEVTPKSKKTHAPAWNTAQNLVLISGWINCGTSSVVGKNQKGETFWRDIAEYCNEHCSFDPPRDGIACRNRWNYMNKILGKWIGAYDAAKRQQGSGWSDNDVLAKAQELFACGKNVQFTLMEEWIALRDLPRFCSQVGGNGGSASSGSKRSHDSDACGSTTIGSIPRPMGREAVKRKNKKKSKEPTNQLMKTNLYLKLSSEEDLDDRKKELLSKLAPYLQNSQLEEAFILNQLGLGPNQNLEDSAPRRKYVRRDHAAANRRLIDDYFANEPTYDDSMFRRRYRMQKHVFLRIVADLSSSDNYFTQRVDAAKKEGISPLAKCTTAMRMLAYGVAADAVDEYIKIGGTTALECLRRFCNGIIRLYEHEYLRAPTQEDLQRILQVSEQRGFPGMIGSIDCMHWEWKNCPKAWEGQFTRGDKGTTTVILEAVGKAPTVSFIVNQRPYNMAYYLADGIYPSYPTFVKSIRLPQSEPDKLFAQVQERCRKDIERAFGVLQARFKIIREPARLWDIADLGIIMRSCIILHNMIVEDERDTFAQRWTDFEQSGEGGSSTLQPYSTEVLPAFANHVRARSELRDSNVHHELQADLVKHIWTKFANAS, from the exons atggatcccaacaatcatcattacaacacccagaattcttcaagctacccaatttccaaccaaaatcccaacaactatgaagatccaaatcaattttcttacccacgtcctcaaaatcccaccaattatcaggtcccacatcaattctccaaccaacgtcctcaaaatccaaactattttcaagtcccacatcaattctccaaccaacatcctcaaaatccaaactattatccagatccaaatcaatattcGAACCAGTCATCATTTGTTCCAAACtttcatccatcttatggatctgtgagatatccatctcaaacaccccagtctagtggttatatgccaaTGGTTCGTGAAAATTTTCCTAGTGTTGATGGACcggaatttccggaattttcaacacaagtcaatcttggtgacgggtcagctgataatgaagtcaatgaagtcactcctaagagcaaaaaaACGCATGCacccgcatggaacactgcacaaaatttggtgctaattagtgggtggattaactgtggaacaagcagtgttgtggggaaaaaccagaaaggagaaacattttggagagatattgctgagtattgtaatgagcattgctcattcgatcctccgcgtgaTGGAATTGCATGTcgaaaccgttggaattatatgaacaaaatactgggtaaatggattggcgcttatgatgccGCTAAGCGTCAACaaggaagcggttggtcggataatgatgttttggcaaaagcgcaggaattattcgcatgtgggaagaatgttcaatttactttgatggaagaatggatCGCTCTCCGTGATCtaccacgtttttgtagtcaagtaggaggaaatggtggctcagcaagtagtggatctaagagatctcacgacagtgatgcatgtggctcaaccactataggatcaattcctcgtccaatgggtagggaggcagttaaaagaaagaataaaaagaaaagtaaagaacCT ACTaaccaattgatgaaaaccaatttgtatctCAAGCTAAGTTCTGAAGAGGATCTCGATGACCGTAAGAAAGAGCTGTTGAGTAAGTTGGCCC cataccttcaaaattctcaACTTGAAGAAGCTTTTATACTCAACCAATTAGGGTTGGGTCCAAACCAAAATTTGGAAGATAGTGCACCTCGTAGAAAGTATGTCCGTAGAGATCATGCAGCAGCAAACCGAAGGCTAAttgacgactactttgccaatgagcctacatatgacgattcaatgtttcgtcgtcggtaccggatgcaaaaacacgttttccttcgaatcgttgcggacctttcaagtagtgataactacttcacccagcgagttgatgcagccaagaaagaaggtatatcacccttagcaaaatgtaccacagcaatgcgaatgttagcatatggtgtggcagcagatgcagtcgatgagtacatcaaaataggaggtactacagcactggagtgtttacgtagattctgtaatggaatcatacgattgtatgagcacgagtacctgagagcaccaactcaagaggacctgcaaagaatactacaggttagtgaacaaagggggttcccaggcatgatcgggagtattgactgcatgcactgggagtggaaaaattgtcctaaagcatgggaaggtcaatttactagaggggataagggaaccactacagttattcttgaagcagtt ggaaaggctccAACTGTGAGTTTCattgtgaatcaacgtccctataatatggcatactatctagctgatggtatctacccttcttatccaactttcgtcaaatcgatcagacttcctcaaagtgaaccggataagttgtttgcacaagttcaggagagatgtcggaaggacatcgaacgtgcatttggagttcttcaagctcgttttaaaatcatccgtgaaccagctcgtttgtgggacatagctgatttgggtatcattatgaggtcatgcatcatattacataatatgattgttgaggatgaacgagatacatttgctcaacgttggaccgattttgagcaatctggggaaggtggatctagtacactgcaaccatactcgaccgaggtgttacccgcttttgcaaatcatgtgcgtgctagatccgagttgcgtgattcgaacgttcatcacgaactgcaagcagatctagtgaagcacatatggacaaagtttgcaaatgcttcgtga
- the LOC130715293 gene encoding uncharacterized protein LOC130715293 isoform X1 has product MVMMIRTAWITDLFACMGGCFGCCMKPTPIIAVDEPAKGLRIQGQSVRKPTISDGFWSSSTCDLDNSTIQSQKSISSVSTLNNILYHSNGTSSAGTTAEFVNEGLLLWNESRLQWVGSGRSKKQTQQKRDPKLNWNTSYESLIGTRQPFPKSVPLSEMVEFLVDVWEREGMYG; this is encoded by the exons atggtgatgatgattcGTACTGCTTGGATCACTGACCTCTTCGCTTGCATGGG TGGTTGTTTTGGATGCTGTATGAAACCAACACCAATTATTGCTGTGGATGAGCCAGCAAAGGGACTAAGAATTCAGGGCCAGTCAGTGAGAAAACCAACCATATCAGATGGGTTCTGGAGTTCGAGTACTTGTGATTTGGATAACAGCACCATTCAATCTCAAAAAAGTATCTCATCAGTCAGCACATTAAATAACATTCTCTATCATAGCAATGGAACTTCATCTGCTGGCACCACTGCTGAATTTGTAAACGAAG GTCTTCTTCTCTGGAATGAGAGCAGGCTTCAGTGGGTTGGAAGTGGAAGATCTAAGAAGCAAACCCAACAAAAACGAGATCCCAAACTAAA TTGGAACACATCTTATGAAAGTTTGATTGGGACCAGACAACCATTCCCCAAGTCCGTACCTTTATCC GAAATGGTCGAATTCCTCGTTGATGTTTGGGAGCGCGAAGGGATGTatggttga
- the LOC130710856 gene encoding EIN3-binding F-box protein 1-like yields MLFTLLLLLQSLPLNLIIIFSVILTLVCDLKLFQLLSLRFFLVVDSAFNLIMPTLINYSGDDELYQGGSFCSSPMDLGRLYTISSNVDSYYPSTKRARVSAPFIFETLQKPGIEVLPDECLFEIFRRLPSSKERSSCACVSKKWLMLMSSICKAEIEDVEMRSSDEDEDIEGDGYLTRSLEGKKATDVRLAAIAVGTSGRGGLGKLSIRGSNSVRGVTNLGLSAVAHGCPSLKSLSLWNVSSIGDEGLSQIAKGCHMLEKLDLCLSSTISNKGLIAIAEGCPNMTTLNIESCSKIGNEGLQAVARFCPKLQSISIKDCPLVGDHGVSSLLSSASELSRVKLQSLNITDFSLAVIGHYGKALTHLVLSGLQNVTERGFWVMGVAQGLQKLVSFTVTSCRGVTDASIEAMGKGCTNLKQMSLRKCCFVSDSGLVAFAKAAGTLESLQLEECNRVTQSGIIGAISNIKSKFKSLTIVKCMGVKEIDADVSMLSPCETLRSLVIQNCPGFGSSSLAMIGKLCPQLQHVDLTGLYGITDAGLLPLLENCEAGLVKVNLTGCWNLTDNVVSTLARLHGGTLELLNLDGCWRITDASLVAIADNCLLLNDLDVSKCAITDAGLAVLSGAGQLSLQVLSLSGCCDLSNKSVAFLTKLGQTLLGLNLQHCSSIGSSTIELLVENLWRCDILA; encoded by the exons ATGCTCTTCACCCTTCTCCTTCTACTACAATCACTTCCTCTCAatctcatcatcatcttctctgTAATTCTTACACTTGTTTGTGATCTTAAGCTCTTTCAGCTTCTCTCACTCAGATTCTTTTTGGTTGTTGACTCAGCTTTCAATCTCATCATGCCTACCCTTATCAACTACAGTG GTGATGATGAACTGTATCAGGGGGGTTCTTTTTGCTCAAGTCCCATGGATTTGGGTCGCTTGTATACTATTAGCTCCAATGTAGATTCTTACTACCCTTCCACCAAGCGAGCTCGCGTGAGCGCCCCGTTTATCTTTGAAACTCTTCAAAAGCCTGGTATTGAGGTCCTTCCAGATGAGTGTCTATTCGAGATTTTCAGACGACTCCCTAGTAGCAAAGAGAGAAGCTCATGCGCCTGTGTATCTAAAAAATGGCTTATGCTTATGAGCAGCATCTGCAAAGCTGAAATTGAAGATGTTGAAATGAGATCCtcagatgaggatgaagatatTGAAGGCGATGGCTACCTTACGAGGTCTTTGGAAGGGAAGAAAGCCACTGATGTAAGGCTTGCTGCAATTGCAGTTGGGACTAGTGGCCGTGGAGGACTAGGGAAGCTATCTATCAGAGGGAGCAACTCTGTTCGCGGTGTCACAAACCTTGGTCTCTCTGCAGTTGCTCATGGTTGCCCTTCTCTCAAGTCACTTTCTCTGTGGAATGTGTCTTCCATTGGGGATGAGGGTCTGTCTCAGATAGCTAAAGGATGCCACATGTTGGAGAAGCTTGACCTGTGCCTGTCTTCCACAATCAGCAACAAGGGTTTGATTGCAATAGCTGAAGGCTGCCCCAACATGACTACCTTAAACATTGAATCATGCTCAAAGATTGGAAATGAGGGCTTGCAAGCTGTTGCAAGGTTTTGTCCCAAGTTACAATCAATCTCTATCAAGGATTGCCCCCTTGTTGGAGATCATGGAGTATCTAGTCTGTTATCATCAGCTTCTGAATTGTCAAGGGTGAAGCTTCAGTCCTTGAACATTACAGATTTTTCTCTGGCTGTTATTGGCCACTATGGAAAGGCACTAACACATCTAGTCCTCAGTGGCCTCCAAAATGTCACTGAGAGAGGGTTTTGGGTCATGGGTGTTGCTCAAGGTCTGCAGAAGCTTGTGTCCTTCACTGTTACTTCCTGCAGAGGGGTAACTGATGCAAGCATTGAAGCCATGGGCAAAGGTTGCACGAACCTGAAGCAGATGAGCCTTCGCAAGTGTTGCTTTGTATCCGACAGCGGACTGGTAGCATTTGCCAAGGCTGCAGGAACCCTTGAGAGCCTGCAATTAGAAGAGTGCAACAGGGTCACCCAGTCTGGGATTATTGGTGCCATTTCAAACATCAAATCAAAGTTCAAATCTCTTACCATTGTGAAGTGCATGGGAGTTAAAGAAATTGATGCAGATGTGTCTATGCTTTCTCCTTGTGAAACTCTTAGATCTTTGGTCATTCAAAACTGCCCCGGATTCGGTAGCTCTAGCCTGGCTATGATCGGAAAATTGTGTCCCCAACTTCAGCATGTTGATCTGACTGGACTCTATGGCATAACAGATGCTGGCCTTCTCCCTCTTTTGGAGAATTGTGAGGCTGGACTTGTCAAGGTGAATCTTACCGGTTGCTGGAACTTGACTGATAATGTAGTATCAACCTTGGCCAGGCTACATGGTGGAACCCTCGAGTTGCTGAATCTTGATGGATGCTGGAGAATCACAGATGCAAGCTTGGTTGCAATTGCAGACAACTGCCTGCTGCTTAATGATCTAGATGTGTCCAAGTGTGCAATCACCGACGCCGGTTTAGCTGTTCTTTCCGGTGCCGGTCAGCTTAGTTTGCAAGTGCTTTCCTTGTCTGGCTGTTGTGATCTATCAAACAAAAGTGTGGCTTTCCTGACAAAATTGGGCCAAACCTTGTTGGGATTGAATCTCCAACACTGCAGTTCAATTGGCAGCAGCACAATTGAGTTGCTGGTGGAGAACTTGTGGAGATGTGATATTCTGGCTTGA
- the LOC130715293 gene encoding uncharacterized protein LOC130715293 isoform X2: MKPTPIIAVDEPAKGLRIQGQSVRKPTISDGFWSSSTCDLDNSTIQSQKSISSVSTLNNILYHSNGTSSAGTTAEFVNEGLLLWNESRLQWVGSGRSKKQTQQKRDPKLNWNTSYESLIGTRQPFPKSVPLSEMVEFLVDVWEREGMYG; this comes from the exons ATGAAACCAACACCAATTATTGCTGTGGATGAGCCAGCAAAGGGACTAAGAATTCAGGGCCAGTCAGTGAGAAAACCAACCATATCAGATGGGTTCTGGAGTTCGAGTACTTGTGATTTGGATAACAGCACCATTCAATCTCAAAAAAGTATCTCATCAGTCAGCACATTAAATAACATTCTCTATCATAGCAATGGAACTTCATCTGCTGGCACCACTGCTGAATTTGTAAACGAAG GTCTTCTTCTCTGGAATGAGAGCAGGCTTCAGTGGGTTGGAAGTGGAAGATCTAAGAAGCAAACCCAACAAAAACGAGATCCCAAACTAAA TTGGAACACATCTTATGAAAGTTTGATTGGGACCAGACAACCATTCCCCAAGTCCGTACCTTTATCC GAAATGGTCGAATTCCTCGTTGATGTTTGGGAGCGCGAAGGGATGTatggttga